AGTTATTTTCATAAAAATAACTTACATCTTTcaatagaaatacaaaataaaattatAAAGTTAATAAACTTCAAATTTTCGAGTAGGTCTATAAAACATTTTCGTCATTCATTCTATTGTTTATTGGTAGGATATATTACAAAAAATGATGTATTGCTTTATGGCGACACTGAATCCCCTCTGTCATTTTTAAAACTAGTTTTACGCTTTAttttaaatcaaactttattgaCTATAATTCATTTTTTATAACGCACCTTGAAAGCGTTCTAttacacactacatgaccaaaagtatatggacaccccttcaaattagtggattcacacctcttcaaattagtggattcggctatttcagccacactcattactgacaggtgtataaaatcgagcacacagccatgcaatgtccatagacaaacattggcagtaaaatggccttaccgaagagctcagtgactttcaacgtggcactacATTTCCAACAactcagttcgtcaaatgtctccactgttagagcttccccggtcaactgtaagtgctgttattgtgaagtggaaatgtctagaagCATCAACGGCTCAGCTGCCAGGTGGAAAGGTGACGTAGGCTAGGCTAACTTTCATCAACtattcaaatgttgatatttgaatTCTTTAGCGTTTTAATTGCAATATATTTGGCTCTGTGATATTAGCCTATAAGTTCGTTGTTGTTTCGTATCTAGGCTATTTATGATACACAGTGGACGTGTGGGTGCGTGAGTACAATGAAGCAGGAATTAGCACTAGCGCAAATCAACTGGTTGGTCAACATTATCAGAAACAATTTCTtcaacaaaaaacaaataaagtgaGAAAAATAAATAGAAGCTCTAAATAATTCTCACTCTCAGTGTTCTCTCTCGCTGCACGCAAGGACGCGATGCCAGTTGGCTCGAGCAGGCCGAGGGAATTCTACAGTTTCCATGACAACCAGGGTTCAGGGAAGAGCTAGGCCTGGGCAATTGTGTGTAGtacaaatacataaataaacaatccctgtgtgtgtgtgtgtgtgtgtgtgtgtgtgtgtgtgtgtgtgtgtgtgtgtgtgtgtgtgtgtgtgtgtgtgtgtgtgtgtgtgtgtgtgtgtgtgtgtgtgtgtgtgtgtgtgcactccctTTATGCATCTGATGACATTTCTCAAACGGTGGTTATGTAAGAGCAGCTAATTCACTTAGCCTATGTCCCAAatgaccccatattccctatatagtgtactattttaaccagggcccataggtctctgcactcttagaaaaaaagttccaaaagggttcttcggctgttcccataggagaacacctttttggttccatgtaagaaccctctgtagaaagggttctacctggaaccaaaaagggttcttcaaagggttctgctatatggggacagccgaagaaccctttcaggttctagatagcatTTTTTTTTCTACACGTGTGGGCCAAAGTatataatagtgcactactttggcccACACTCGTTTATAATAAAGGGTGAATAGGATGTCATTTtggacacctctctctctctgatcccctCCTACTTGTCTAGAGGAGAAGGAGTGCTGATCAGGGATCAGGTCCCCACCTGTCTCTGAGGTCTCTGGGCTATAAGGTTGCCGTTTGGGAGTGGGTCTAGGAGAATCAGACAGCCAAATGGTTCTCTCTTTCATTAGCTACAGATGTGATGCAGGGACGGACTGGGACCAGAATTTCGCCTGGGAATTTCTAACACACTGGCCCATTTCTTTCCCATAGGACCCCGATTATTAGCCAAAATAACGTTCATTTTGTGCAAAAAACACCAATTTAGACCGGCCCACTGGGCTAAAGATGGACCAATTTAGACCGGCCCACTGGGCTAAAGATGGACCAATTTAGACCAGCCCACTGGGCTAAAGAGGGACCATTTTAGACCAGCCCACTGGACTAAAGAGGGACCATTTTAGACCGGCCCGCTGGGCTAAAGAGGGACCATTTTAGACCGGCCCACTGGGCTGAAGAGGGACCATTTTAGACCGGCCCACTGGGCTAAAGAGGGACCATTTTAGACCAGCCCACTGGACTAAAGAGGGACCATTTTAGACCGGCCCGCTGGGCTAAAGAGGGACCATTTTAGACCGGCCCACTGGGCTGAAGAGGGACCATTTTAGACCGGCCCACTGGGCTAAAGAGGGACCATTTTAGACCGGCCCGCTGGGCTAAAGAGGGACCATTTTAGACCGGCCCGCTGGGCTAAAGAGGGACCATTTTAGACCGGCCCGCTGGGCTAAAGAGGGACCATTTTAGACCGGCCCACTGGGCTAAAGAGGGACCATTTTAGACCGGCCCACTGGGCTAAAGAGGGACCAATTTAGACCGGCCCACTGGGCTAAAGAGGGACCAATTTAGACCGGCCCGCTGGGCTAAAGAGGGACCATTTTAGACCGGCCCGCTGGGCTAAAGATGGACCAATTTGGCCAAGCTGCCCTATGACCAGTCCACCCTATATGTGAAGTGTATGTGAGGACCAGTGCCCTGGACAAAGCTATGGGGAGACTCTTGTTGTCTAGAGGAGTTGGAGTGCTAATCATGGATCCTGTCCATGTATTCCTATTCATTGTGATTTAGATGGTCCTAGATCAGCCCTGCTACTCTGAAACACTTGATACAGCAATGAAGCTGCTGATAGGAAGAACACAAGACAGATACTATCAATGTTGTGTACAATGGTtctagagagaggaaaggaagagagacagagagaggagaggaagagagacagagagaggagaggaagagagagagagaggagatgaagagagacagagagaggagaggaagagacagaaagagagacagagagaggagaggaagagagacagggagaggagaggaagacagacagagaaaggagaggagaggaagagagacagagagaggagaggaagagaggaatggaaagagagaacgagtaagatagagcgagagaaagaaaagagagtgtgtgtgtgtgtgtgtaggagacagACAGTGCTAGCTCAGACCCACAGTCTCTCTTTGTTTGGTTGTAATGTTAGAGAATTGAACTGGTCTCACAAAcaaccatcccctcctctcctgtcctctctccccattccctcctctccttttctcactctcatctcctccctcgtATACTCTTGTATACTGGTCTCAGATCAGATCTAATGGGATCCATAACATGTTATAATAGGAATTGTAATGTCATAGACTGGTCTCAGATCAGATCTAATGGGATCCATAACATGTTATAATAGAGATGTTGTCCCAGTGGTGTTGTGACCTCACATTCCAGCAATGAGTCTCACCCTTTAGTTTCTCTGGAGAAAAACCCCGGGttcccactctcactctctcactctccctttcagtccctctctctcttcctccaactCCCCCTCCCCCAACTGCTGCCCCTCATATTAGCTGCTACAACAGAGAGGAGATATGAAACATACATGTGTTGATGTAATTCATATGGTCAGTGTGTTTTAGAAGGATGTTGTGTGTCAAAGTGATGTTCAAGGCCAGGATTCAATCCAAACACCCAATGTGATGTTCaagtctctctctcatccctctgtttcagagagtttgtgtgtgtgcgtgtgtgtgtgtgtgtgagtgtgtgtgtgtgtgtaaagctaATCCGAGAGAGATCTAGGTTAAGGTGGACAGGTTTGTTTTAGGTCTATCTCTCCTTTcattctcccctccccctctcctctctcctctctccctctcttgttatctccctccctttctttctctctctctgtttctgtctgtctctgtctttctctctctctctgtttctctctctgtttctctctcttttgtctcAGTTTAGTTCTATAAACTTTATTGACATAATGAATCTGTCTCACATTGCCAAAGCTAGAACATGCTGAaacaataaccccccccccccccccccctccctccctccctccagccaccatcCCGTTCTTGGTGTGTGAGCTGAAGGCAGTGAGTCCATATAGCAGAGGGTTTTTCTGTGGTGATCCCAGCATCATGTATCCATACCTACACAGAGAAGCTATACCAGATCAGCTGCTCATTACTGGTGGGATCATCATCACCGGACTCACTGTGAGTATCACACGctcttcatcaccatcaccatcatcacatgATTGTTAAACAATAGTACTTGTAGTAATCTATTCTCAGAacccataataataataataatcaaatcaaatcaaaccacatgttattggtcacatggtcagcagtgcagtaatatccaacaCGTAATCTAACAGTACAAACACatgtaaaggggtgaatgagaacaTGCACAttgaaatatatggatgagcgatggccgagcagcacagccaaggtgcaatagatggtataaaatacagtatatacatgtgatatgagtaatgtaagatatgtaaacattattaaaagtggcataataatactactactaataatactactaataatactactgcCACTAATAATATTACTAATAATAGAAATACCACTACTAAcaatactactaatattactactactactgataatactactaACAATACCACTACcgctaataataatactactgatactactactactactactactactactactactaatactaatactaccacaaaTAGTaatactaccaatactactactactactactactactactactactactactgctactactgctactactgctactactactactactactactactactactactactgctactactactactactactactactactactactactactactactaatactaccacaaaTAGTaatactaccaatactactactactactactactactactactactactaatactaatactaccacaaaTAGTAATACTAccaatactaatactactactaatactattaaTACGATCActaataatactaatactactactactacttcttgtAATACCACTACTGCTAATAATAATACTGCTACTTCTAATACTACTAATTATggtactaccactaccaataatACTGCCAATAATACAACTAATGATACTACTAATAACACCaccaataatactactactaatactccTGCTAATAGTAATACTaccaataataatactactaataataccacTGTCACTAATGATTCTACAActgataatactactaataataccactactaccaatgatactactactaatactactaataacaATACTACTAATAACAATATgtctactaataatactactaataatactacaACTAATATTActaatagtaatactactactaatactaatactaatactactactactaatgcaaTCTCGCGATTGTCAGTTCAGTTCTCCTCTCGTGTTTGTCACCAGACTAATAATCAAACAATCCCTATTGCTCACCTTCCTCCAGATAGCTTTAGGGGAGTGCTACCGGGTGCATTACCGAGGGGTCAGCTCCAAAGCCTTCGTCAGGAACCTCTACGTCTCATGCCTGTATAAGGTACGGCAATCTCCCGTCTGCATTCATCAACTTTTAATAACATAAGATAAACTGTCATATGCAGTCATAAACATTATCAACAAGTGTTACACACAGTTTCATTGTTATTTGTTGCACGTATAAGAAGTTGGGTTCCTTCCTGTTCGGCTATATATTTATTTCTGGATTTCTGTATTATATTTCTGTAAGGAGTTAGGTTCCTTCCTGTTCGGCTGCTGCGTCGGCcaatccctgaccaacatggccaAGCTGAGCGTGGGGCGGCTGcgacctcacttcctgtctgtgtgtggcgTCTCGTATGCCTCGCTCAACTGCACCCCCGGAACCTACGTCTCCACGGtaacctgcagacagacagaccaccgaTTGGAGGAGgaggccaggtgtgtgtgtgtgggggggggtgagggcagatgtgtgtgtgtgggggcagatgtgtgtgtgtgtgtgggggggtgagggcagatgtgtgtgtgtgtgggggggggggggggtgagggcagatgtgtgtgtgtgtgtgtgtgtggggggggggttgatggcaggtgtgtgtggggggggcaggtgtgtgtggggggggcaggtgtgtgtgtgttgggtggtgtgggcaggtgtgtgtgtgttgggtgttggGTGGTgtgggcaggtgtgtgtgtgtgtgtgtgggtgtggggggggggggggttgatggcaggtgtgtgtggggggggcaggtgtgtgtgggggggggggggcaggtgtgtgtgtgtgttgggtggtgtgggcaggtgtgtgtgtgttgggtgttggGTGGTgtgggcaggtgtgtgtgtgtgttgggtgttggGTGGTgtgggcaggtgtgtgtgtgtgttgggtggtgtgggcaggtgtgtgtgtgtgtgtgtgttgggtggtgtgggcaggtgtgtgtgtgtgtgtgtgttgggtagtgtgggcaggtgtgtgtgtgtgttggtgggtgagggcaggtgtgtgtgtgtgtgtgtgtctgtgtgtactaagcatttgttttgtattttattttcaggAAATCCTTCTTCTCTGGTCATGCTTCGTTTGCAATGTACACCATGCTGTATTTAGCAGTAAGTATCTcctactttgaagaaccctttttggttgcaggtagaactccattggttccatgtagaaccatttctacagagggttcttacatggaaccaaaaagggttctcccatggggacagccgaagaacccttttggaaccttttcttctaagagtgcagagacctatgggccctggttaaaatagtacactatatagggaatatggtgtcatttgggacataggCTAAGTGAATTAGCTGCTCTTACATAACCACCGTTTGAGAAATGTCATCAGATGCATAAagggagtgcacacacacacacacacacacacacacacacacacacacacacacacacacacacacacacacacacacacacacacacacacaaacacaaactgtGAACCATCCTCCCAGTGGGTCTGgaagcagaaagagagaaaagagaggagctgaaagggagagaaagaaaagagggatTGAAAGAAAGAAGAAGTAGGGCAGACAGAGATGTCTTTGTTCCCCT
The DNA window shown above is from Salvelinus fontinalis isolate EN_2023a chromosome 40, ASM2944872v1, whole genome shotgun sequence and carries:
- the LOC129839843 gene encoding phospholipid phosphatase 3-like; translation: MLEKYSRHSPGGAAVPNTDLQLKLPESNVGTRGQEKDNGSGQKLVEITGPALSKRKLLVGLDLLCLVLATIPFLVCELKAVSPYSRGFFCGDPSIMYPYLHREAIPDQLLITGGIIITGLTIALGECYRVHYRGVSSKAFVRNLYVSCLYKELGSFLFGCCVGQSLTNMAKLSVGRLRPHFLSVCGVSYASLNCTPGTYVSTVTCRQTDHRLEEEARKSFFSGHASFAMYTMLYLAFYLQARWCWRGARLLRPLIQFFLVLLAVYTGLTRISDYRHHPSDVITGYIQGALTAYWVAFHVSSMFKDYNSTLSPSLDNPPSPHLLHV